The following are encoded together in the Vicinamibacterales bacterium genome:
- a CDS encoding acetyltransferase, with amino-acid sequence MSDVVIFGAGDIARLAHFYFTHDSDRKVAAFAVDAEFRSADSFLDLPLVAVDDLPRLFPPGRVDAFVALSYAGMNALRRAKFEMVRRLGYACATYVSSRCSYLAKDPPGANCFILEDNTVQPFVRIGDNVTLWSGNHIGHDSTIGDHCFISSHVVISGHVTIGEACFIGVNATLRNSIRIADRTLIGAGAVIMKDTEPDSAYLGTRAQKFPKRSDQIDL; translated from the coding sequence ATGTCAGACGTGGTGATCTTCGGCGCCGGCGACATCGCCAGGCTGGCGCATTTCTATTTCACGCACGACTCCGATCGCAAGGTCGCCGCCTTTGCCGTCGACGCCGAATTCCGCAGCGCCGACTCGTTTCTCGACCTGCCCCTCGTCGCGGTGGACGATCTGCCCAGGCTCTTTCCCCCCGGCCGCGTCGACGCGTTCGTCGCGCTCAGCTACGCCGGCATGAACGCCCTGCGGCGGGCGAAGTTCGAGATGGTCCGCCGGCTCGGCTACGCGTGCGCCACCTACGTCAGCTCCCGCTGCAGCTACCTCGCGAAGGATCCGCCCGGCGCCAACTGCTTCATCCTCGAAGACAACACCGTGCAGCCGTTCGTGCGGATCGGCGACAACGTGACGCTCTGGAGCGGCAACCACATCGGCCACGACTCCACGATCGGAGATCACTGCTTCATCAGCTCCCATGTCGTGATTTCCGGGCACGTCACGATCGGCGAGGCCTGCTTCATCGGCGTCAACGCGACGCTCCGCAATTCCATCCGCATCGCCGATCGGACGCTGATCGGCGCCGGCGCGGTGATCATGAAGGACACCGAGCCCGACAGCGCCTACCTCGGCACGCGCGCGCAGAAGTTCCCGAAGCGCAGCGATCAGATCGACCTATGA
- a CDS encoding class I SAM-dependent methyltransferase, whose product MLRSVSTYYQGRLDEFGPTARGVDWNSTESQRLRFAQLLRLVEGADAFSINDYGCGYGALLDFLLERPAAFTYTGFDVCPAMIAAAQTRHGGTANARFTARPDVAPADYTLASGIFNVKLQHAAGDWREYVLDTLVDLHGLSTRGFAFNMLTSYSDPERRRPDLYYEDPRQMFDHCRRAFGRVALLHDYPLFEFTVLVRK is encoded by the coding sequence GTGCTCCGGTCCGTGTCGACCTACTACCAGGGCAGGCTTGACGAGTTCGGACCGACGGCCCGTGGCGTCGACTGGAACTCGACGGAATCGCAGCGCCTGCGCTTCGCCCAGCTCCTGCGCCTCGTCGAGGGGGCGGACGCGTTCTCGATCAACGACTACGGTTGCGGCTATGGCGCGCTCCTCGACTTCCTGCTGGAACGGCCAGCCGCCTTCACCTACACCGGGTTCGACGTGTGTCCGGCGATGATCGCGGCGGCGCAGACGCGGCATGGAGGCACGGCGAACGCGCGATTCACCGCGCGACCGGATGTCGCGCCCGCCGACTACACGCTCGCCAGCGGCATCTTCAACGTGAAGCTGCAGCACGCCGCAGGCGACTGGCGCGAGTACGTGCTCGACACCCTGGTCGACTTGCATGGGCTGAGCACGCGCGGCTTTGCGTTCAACATGCTGACCAGCTATTCGGATCCCGAGCGGCGGCGCCCGGATCTCTACTATGAGGACCCGCGGCAGATGTTCGATCACTGCCGGCGCGCGTTCGGCCGCGTCGCGCTGCTCCATGACTACCCGCTGTTCGAGTTCACGGTGCTGGTGAGGAAGTAG
- a CDS encoding glycosyltransferase family 2 protein: protein MDLTIVSTLYRSAPHLREFYARVSHAAAAITPHYEIVLVNDGSPDESLGVARQLVESDPRVRVVDLARNFGHHKAMMTGLSYAGGSRVFLIDCDLEEDPELLAEFDQRMQASGADVVYGVQAQRRGDMVERLSGWLFFASFNALSPHELPANVLTVRLMTRRYVEALLRHQERETIIAGLWAITGFEQLAVTVAKHARNSTTYSLRRKVAILVNSVTSFSDAPLVMVFYLGLGISLLAIAAAAYLLVRRLFFGVLLAGWPSLIVSVWLLGGLTLFCLGILGIYLSKIFIETKQRPYTIVRDVYERRE from the coding sequence GTGGATCTGACGATCGTCAGCACGCTGTATCGATCGGCCCCGCATCTGCGGGAGTTCTACGCTCGCGTCAGCCACGCCGCTGCGGCGATCACGCCGCACTACGAGATCGTCCTGGTCAACGACGGCTCTCCCGACGAATCCCTCGGCGTGGCCCGGCAACTCGTCGAATCCGATCCGCGCGTCCGGGTGGTCGACCTCGCGCGCAATTTCGGCCATCACAAGGCGATGATGACGGGGCTGTCGTATGCCGGCGGCAGCCGAGTGTTTCTCATCGACTGCGATCTGGAGGAGGATCCCGAACTCCTCGCCGAGTTCGATCAGCGGATGCAGGCGAGCGGAGCGGACGTCGTCTACGGCGTCCAGGCGCAGCGGCGCGGCGACATGGTCGAGCGCCTCAGCGGCTGGCTGTTTTTTGCGTCCTTCAACGCCCTGTCGCCCCACGAGCTGCCGGCCAACGTCCTGACCGTCCGTCTGATGACGCGGCGCTACGTGGAGGCGCTGCTCCGGCACCAGGAGCGCGAAACGATCATCGCGGGTCTGTGGGCGATCACCGGGTTCGAGCAGCTCGCGGTGACGGTCGCCAAGCACGCCCGTAATTCGACGACCTACAGCCTGCGGCGCAAGGTCGCGATCCTGGTCAACTCGGTGACCTCGTTCAGCGACGCCCCGCTCGTCATGGTGTTCTACCTGGGGCTGGGGATCAGCCTGCTCGCGATCGCCGCGGCCGCCTATCTGCTGGTCAGGCGCCTCTTCTTCGGCGTGCTGCTCGCGGGCTGGCCGTCGCTCATCGTCTCGGTCTGGCTGCTCGGCGGATTGACGCTCTTCTGCCTCGGCATCCTCGGCATCTACCTGTCGAAGATCTTCATCGAGACGAAACAGCGGCCGTATACGATAGTCCGCGACGTCTATGAGCGCCGCGAGTGA
- a CDS encoding WbqC family protein, translated as MPGKRVAIIQSSYIPWKGYFDLIRSADHFVLFDDAQYTRRDWRNRNRIKTAEGLAWLTIPVKSKGLYTAPIRAMEVERADWPSAHWGVIRRNYSKAKHFESIGPAIEDLFATCADHRLSQINRHFIEGLCGMLGIRTPLSWSWEYEMAPGRSERLLSICQQLGADTYLSGPSAASYLDEDLFHRAGVRIDYVNYSGYAEYLQLYPPYESQVSVVDLLLNVGPDAAAYLKAF; from the coding sequence ATGCCGGGAAAACGGGTCGCCATCATCCAGTCGAGCTATATCCCTTGGAAGGGGTATTTCGACCTCATCAGATCGGCCGACCATTTCGTGCTGTTTGACGACGCCCAGTACACGCGCCGGGATTGGCGGAATAGAAACAGAATCAAGACGGCCGAGGGGCTCGCCTGGCTCACTATCCCAGTGAAGTCGAAGGGGCTTTATACGGCGCCGATCCGCGCCATGGAAGTGGAGCGAGCCGACTGGCCGTCGGCGCACTGGGGGGTGATTCGCCGGAACTACTCAAAAGCGAAGCACTTCGAGTCGATCGGCCCGGCGATCGAAGATTTGTTCGCGACCTGCGCGGATCATCGCCTGAGTCAGATCAACCGGCACTTCATCGAAGGGCTGTGCGGCATGCTTGGCATTCGGACTCCGCTATCCTGGTCCTGGGAGTACGAGATGGCTCCCGGCCGGAGTGAGCGGCTCCTAAGCATCTGCCAGCAACTTGGCGCCGACACGTATTTGAGCGGGCCCTCCGCCGCCAGCTATCTCGACGAGGATCTGTTTCACCGTGCGGGTGTGCGGATCGACTATGTAAATTATTCCGGCTATGCGGAATATTTACAGCTCTATCCTCCCTACGAATCGCAGGTGAGCGTGGTCGATCTCCTGCTCAATGTCGGCCCCGATGCGGCCGCCTATCTGAAGGCGTTCTGA
- a CDS encoding fibronectin type III domain-containing protein yields the protein MSRVYKGIYLLITAGLLLASAATAQAQSATLAWDKNTESDVTGYMVSYGTKTGTYARSIDVGNVTQFTVTGLDISLDYYFAVQAYNTAGLKSGFSNEVQLPAPVPPGTTTISSFTANKGYPLLIGSPVTWTASAVSTRGPVEYEFLLYSASTGWTVAQGYSSWPSFKWTPSLGDLGSHYVQVWARSVGSTATYEAWVGSNAFDVSATQVQITSDADFPSPTNNPVKWTATVAGTSGATLEYKFLVLNQGSGVWSVVRDYAQTNTATWTPTATGNYALQVWARRVGSTAQYEVWGSTSTLSIATTTALQITSFTSNGSFPSPTGTPITWTVRAKGGKTGARQYQFVRYSAVSGWSIVQPWSTAMTYSWTPAWGSEGNYGMQVWARSNGSTATYDAWAGLPLYDIVRAPLQLTVGALSPLPPGTPVTVTALVGDTTASFEYAFYLYNQTTGTWSAARAYSTTNTFVWTPSAAGSYLFQVWARKVGSTAQYDLWQGTDYINVASGPAQVVSLSANTALPASVGTAITWTAMANGGTASPLQYKFVLYTENVGWTLLRDWATGNTVTWTPAAGDIGNHVVQVWVRSAGSTLTYEGWMGTALFGIQP from the coding sequence ATGAGTCGAGTGTACAAGGGCATCTATCTGCTGATAACTGCTGGGCTTCTTCTCGCTTCAGCAGCGACGGCTCAGGCCCAAAGCGCCACCCTTGCCTGGGACAAAAATACAGAGTCCGATGTCACCGGCTACATGGTTTCCTACGGTACCAAGACCGGAACCTACGCCCGGTCCATCGACGTCGGGAACGTCACGCAGTTCACGGTCACGGGCCTCGACATCTCGCTCGACTACTACTTTGCCGTGCAGGCCTACAACACGGCCGGCCTCAAGAGCGGCTTCTCCAACGAAGTCCAGCTGCCTGCCCCGGTTCCGCCCGGCACGACCACCATTTCCTCCTTCACCGCCAACAAGGGCTATCCGCTGCTGATCGGCTCGCCGGTCACGTGGACAGCGTCGGCCGTCAGCACGCGCGGGCCGGTCGAATACGAATTCCTGTTGTATAGCGCCTCCACGGGTTGGACCGTGGCTCAGGGCTACAGCAGCTGGCCCAGCTTCAAGTGGACGCCGAGCCTCGGCGATCTCGGTTCCCACTACGTGCAGGTGTGGGCGCGCAGCGTCGGCTCGACGGCCACCTATGAAGCCTGGGTCGGCTCGAACGCGTTCGACGTGAGCGCCACCCAGGTGCAGATCACCTCGGACGCCGACTTCCCGTCGCCGACCAACAACCCGGTCAAGTGGACCGCCACGGTCGCCGGCACGTCGGGCGCCACGCTCGAATACAAGTTCCTGGTCCTGAACCAGGGATCGGGCGTGTGGTCGGTGGTACGCGATTACGCGCAGACCAACACCGCGACGTGGACGCCGACGGCGACCGGCAACTACGCACTGCAGGTGTGGGCTCGCCGCGTCGGCAGCACGGCCCAGTACGAAGTCTGGGGCTCGACCAGCACGCTGTCGATTGCCACCACGACTGCTCTTCAGATCACCAGCTTTACGTCAAACGGCTCGTTCCCCTCGCCGACCGGCACGCCCATCACCTGGACCGTTCGGGCGAAAGGCGGCAAGACGGGTGCGCGGCAGTATCAGTTCGTCCGCTACTCCGCCGTGTCGGGCTGGTCGATCGTGCAGCCGTGGTCGACGGCGATGACCTACAGCTGGACGCCCGCGTGGGGCAGCGAAGGCAACTACGGCATGCAGGTGTGGGCCCGCAGCAACGGTTCGACCGCGACGTATGACGCCTGGGCCGGACTGCCGCTCTACGACATCGTCAGGGCTCCGCTTCAGCTCACGGTCGGGGCGCTGTCGCCGCTGCCGCCTGGCACGCCGGTGACGGTCACGGCACTCGTCGGCGATACGACGGCCAGCTTCGAGTACGCGTTCTATCTCTACAACCAGACGACCGGGACCTGGAGTGCCGCGCGCGCCTACAGCACCACCAACACGTTCGTGTGGACGCCGAGCGCCGCCGGGTCGTACTTGTTCCAGGTCTGGGCCCGGAAGGTCGGATCGACGGCCCAGTACGATCTGTGGCAGGGCACCGACTACATCAACGTGGCGAGCGGGCCGGCGCAGGTCGTCTCGCTGAGCGCCAACACGGCGCTGCCCGCGTCGGTCGGCACCGCGATCACCTGGACGGCCATGGCGAACGGCGGCACGGCGTCGCCCCTCCAGTACAAGTTTGTGCTCTATACCGAGAACGTCGGCTGGACGCTGCTGCGGGACTGGGCCACGGGAAACACCGTCACCTGGACGCCGGCCGCCGGCGACATCGGCAATCACGTGGTGCAGGTGTGGGTGCGCAGCGCCGGATCCACGCTGACCTACGAAGGCTGGATGGGCACCGCGCTCTTCGGCATCCAGCCGTAA
- a CDS encoding glycosyltransferase — MTEPLQERRLRVLRVIARLNIGGPARHVVLLDQGLAAHGWDTRLIFGSSGPAEGSLQSLVEAQQLPFTYVPSLGRRIHVSDDLAAFWQVLQAFRRWAPDVVHTHTAKAGALGRCAGIVYNLTRRRRKRCALVHTFHGHVFEGYFGTAGSAAVRVVERILGTVTDTVVVISDRQRRDVVDRFHIAPAARVRVIPLGLDLAPLLDPVDRQAARQAIGVSPAEVVVGYVGRLVPIKRVGLLIEACALARRRLPALTLVIAGDGDERAGLEALVRERGMEGNVKFLGWRSDLRGLYGAMDVFALTSANEGTPVALIEALAAGVPAVAAAVGGVPDVVGEGGGVDLIDSSDPAAFAEAIVRIASSRSEASAASRRAIVQRFGADRLAADVSRAYDDALSSRRGPRDSPRSW, encoded by the coding sequence GTGACGGAGCCGCTCCAGGAGCGGCGGCTGCGCGTGCTTCGCGTCATCGCGCGTCTCAACATCGGAGGTCCGGCGCGCCATGTGGTCCTGCTCGACCAGGGGCTGGCGGCGCACGGTTGGGACACCCGGCTCATCTTCGGCTCGTCCGGCCCGGCGGAAGGATCGCTACAGAGTCTTGTCGAGGCGCAGCAGCTGCCGTTCACCTACGTGCCGTCGCTCGGCCGGCGCATTCACGTCTCCGATGACCTTGCCGCGTTCTGGCAGGTGCTTCAGGCGTTCCGCCGCTGGGCTCCGGACGTGGTCCATACTCATACGGCCAAGGCCGGCGCGCTCGGACGCTGTGCGGGTATCGTCTACAATCTGACCCGCCGCCGCCGCAAACGCTGTGCGCTGGTGCACACGTTTCACGGCCACGTGTTCGAGGGATACTTCGGCACGGCGGGCAGCGCGGCGGTGCGAGTCGTCGAGCGCATCCTTGGCACGGTCACGGACACCGTCGTGGTCATCTCCGACAGACAGCGGCGCGACGTCGTCGATCGATTCCACATCGCGCCGGCGGCTCGCGTGCGGGTTATTCCCCTCGGGCTGGATCTGGCGCCGCTGCTCGACCCCGTGGATCGCCAGGCGGCGCGGCAGGCGATCGGCGTCTCGCCTGCAGAGGTCGTGGTCGGTTACGTCGGACGGCTCGTGCCGATCAAGCGCGTCGGACTCCTGATCGAGGCGTGCGCGCTCGCGCGCCGGCGCCTTCCAGCGTTGACGCTGGTGATCGCCGGCGACGGCGACGAGCGCGCCGGCCTCGAGGCACTGGTGCGAGAGCGGGGTATGGAAGGCAATGTCAAGTTTCTCGGCTGGCGGTCGGACCTCCGCGGCCTGTATGGCGCGATGGACGTCTTTGCGTTGACCTCGGCGAACGAGGGAACCCCGGTCGCGCTGATCGAGGCGCTTGCCGCCGGTGTGCCGGCTGTCGCCGCGGCCGTAGGCGGAGTGCCAGACGTCGTGGGCGAGGGCGGCGGCGTCGATCTGATCGACTCTTCGGACCCGGCGGCCTTTGCTGAGGCGATCGTGCGGATCGCGTCCTCGAGGTCCGAAGCCTCTGCCGCGTCTCGACGCGCCATCGTCCAGCGTTTCGGCGCCGACCGGCTGGCCGCTGACGTCTCGCGCGCCTACGACGATGCGCTGTCCTCGCGCCGCGGCCCGAGAGACTCGCCGCGATCATGGTGA
- a CDS encoding class I SAM-dependent methyltransferase: protein MRTQTRRSFGYQWTEFGEMTEQFRGDFLNYIHPLGPEFFPGKRGLDAGCGFGRHLFHAARFGARMTGLDFSRAIERAHDITRGEANVRLVQGDILRPPFEPGAFDFVYSLGVLHHTVDPEGAFQALRALVRPGGSIFVWVYSKSRRWTNAFLEMARAITSRLPFPLTRALSWCGAVVDTVGFIWPYRLLRRIAGPGVDRFVLPRVRVYAKYPFQVCYADWFDRLSAPIRYYYDGDDLKGWAARAGLVNVSVSQTGLYGWRLYGEVPPQ, encoded by the coding sequence TTGCGGACGCAGACGCGCCGAAGCTTCGGCTATCAATGGACCGAGTTCGGCGAGATGACGGAGCAGTTCCGCGGAGATTTCCTGAATTACATTCACCCGCTCGGGCCGGAGTTCTTCCCCGGCAAACGCGGCCTCGACGCAGGCTGCGGTTTCGGCCGCCATCTGTTCCATGCGGCGCGGTTCGGCGCCCGGATGACCGGACTCGATTTCAGCCGGGCGATCGAGCGCGCGCACGACATTACGCGCGGCGAAGCGAACGTCCGGCTGGTGCAGGGCGACATCCTGCGGCCGCCTTTCGAGCCCGGGGCGTTCGACTTCGTCTACAGCCTCGGCGTGCTGCACCACACGGTCGATCCGGAAGGCGCGTTTCAGGCGCTCCGCGCCCTGGTCCGGCCGGGAGGATCCATCTTCGTGTGGGTCTACAGCAAGTCGCGCCGCTGGACCAACGCGTTCCTGGAAATGGCGCGCGCGATCACTTCACGCCTGCCGTTTCCTCTCACCCGTGCGCTGTCATGGTGCGGCGCCGTCGTCGACACGGTGGGTTTCATCTGGCCGTACCGCCTGCTGCGGCGGATCGCCGGGCCCGGGGTCGACCGGTTCGTCCTGCCTCGCGTCCGCGTCTACGCGAAGTATCCCTTCCAGGTCTGCTATGCCGACTGGTTCGATCGTCTGTCGGCGCCGATTCGCTACTACTACGATGGCGACGATCTGAAGGGGTGGGCTGCACGGGCCGGGCTGGTGAACGTGTCCGTGTCGCAAACCGGGCTGTACGGCTGGCGTCTCTATGGCGAGGTGCCGCCGCAGTGA
- a CDS encoding polysaccharide biosynthesis C-terminal domain-containing protein, with product MPPPRSPSVAAQTASVFASSMAQYVLAFVASALLARLLGPAGRGIYYLPLLAASTILAFCKLGVDQANIYLYGSRGVDAGRLSGQNAGIATVMGLLGLGCTMLLPWMMPWLFAATPRLFLIGAGLTVPLGVHLQLSAGLLSLYGRPLWPYRAASIAAIAQIAATVGLMLAGRISPGTALAVTVFGTLVNWSIVAIVLQRAAPMRLTFDAPLLRETLRHAFVLYGASLLLFLHLRLDMFMVEAWLGVTALGLYSLAAVLGETLMLATESIAIAILPGQVVGSLEAAAARALRASRAVIVVGGALALGWLVLGLPVIRIVFGDAYAGAYGPLVALLPGMITLGVQRVCSAPALRTGRPGVIFAISALSLTANALLNVVWIRRWGLYGASFASTVSYTASTLLFFIWTARLAGQPLREALRVTAEDRQLLQRLVRYAASLIPFGATGPRSGGAARL from the coding sequence ATGCCGCCTCCGCGATCCCCGTCGGTTGCGGCGCAGACCGCGTCGGTGTTTGCCAGCTCGATGGCGCAGTACGTCCTGGCGTTTGTCGCCAGCGCGTTGCTGGCGCGGCTGCTGGGCCCGGCCGGCCGCGGCATCTACTACCTGCCGCTGCTGGCCGCGTCCACGATTCTGGCGTTCTGCAAACTCGGCGTCGACCAGGCCAACATCTATCTGTACGGATCGCGTGGCGTGGATGCGGGACGCCTCTCCGGACAGAACGCGGGGATCGCGACGGTGATGGGTCTGCTCGGCCTCGGCTGCACGATGCTGCTGCCCTGGATGATGCCGTGGCTGTTTGCCGCCACGCCCCGGCTGTTCCTGATCGGCGCGGGGCTGACGGTGCCGCTGGGGGTTCATCTGCAGCTCTCGGCGGGTCTGCTGTCGTTGTACGGCCGGCCGCTATGGCCGTACCGGGCAGCGTCGATCGCCGCGATCGCGCAGATCGCCGCGACAGTAGGACTGATGCTGGCCGGCCGGATCAGCCCCGGTACCGCACTGGCGGTGACGGTGTTCGGGACGCTTGTGAACTGGTCGATCGTCGCGATCGTGCTGCAGCGCGCTGCGCCGATGCGGCTGACCTTCGACGCGCCGTTGCTGCGTGAGACGCTGCGGCATGCCTTTGTGCTGTACGGCGCGTCGCTGCTGTTGTTCCTGCATCTCCGCCTCGACATGTTCATGGTCGAGGCCTGGCTGGGGGTGACCGCATTGGGTCTCTATTCGCTCGCCGCGGTCCTGGGCGAGACGCTGATGCTGGCCACCGAATCGATCGCGATCGCCATCCTGCCGGGACAAGTCGTGGGTTCGCTCGAGGCGGCAGCGGCCCGGGCGCTGCGGGCGTCGCGGGCGGTGATCGTCGTCGGCGGCGCGCTGGCGCTTGGCTGGCTCGTGCTGGGGCTGCCGGTCATCCGAATCGTATTCGGAGACGCGTATGCCGGCGCCTACGGACCGCTGGTCGCGCTGCTGCCGGGCATGATTACGCTGGGCGTCCAGCGCGTCTGCAGCGCGCCGGCGCTCCGGACCGGACGTCCTGGCGTGATTTTCGCGATTTCCGCGCTGTCGCTCACGGCCAACGCGCTGCTGAATGTCGTGTGGATCCGGCGATGGGGCCTGTACGGCGCGTCCTTCGCGTCGACTGTGTCGTACACGGCCAGCACGCTCTTGTTCTTCATCTGGACGGCGAGGCTGGCCGGCCAGCCGCTGCGCGAGGCCCTGCGGGTCACGGCCGAGGATCGGCAGTTGCTGCAGCGCCTGGTGCGCTACGCCGCCTCGCTGATCCCGTTCGGCGCCACCGGACCACGCTCCGGCGGGGCAGCGCGACTCTGA
- a CDS encoding class I SAM-dependent methyltransferase, which translates to MNRLMEKGLYANRPLTSGHPELARRAVAAFSATQDAGDSRAEDIRSMVTCLSRLRPLPPASRVVVVGCGPKPLTATELAAMQYEVTAVEPVEGFADAARTFVAGRAVVITGTAEKMPIPDESQDVVVCESILEHVESPRLALSEVYRLLKPGGVAWLVTTNKWRFSVLGHNGEYNVPFFNWLPPVLQEAYVFQHLHHKPSLANYSLRPAVHWFTYAALCQAGRDVGFSRFYSIVDLVSPQDPQIANSVFRRTVLRLISASPWIRAFALTQIGGLIVMVKT; encoded by the coding sequence GTGAACCGACTGATGGAGAAGGGGCTCTACGCGAATCGGCCGTTGACTTCGGGACACCCCGAACTTGCGCGGCGTGCCGTCGCCGCGTTCTCGGCCACTCAGGACGCCGGTGACAGCCGCGCCGAAGACATCAGGTCGATGGTCACGTGTCTTTCCCGGCTCCGGCCGCTGCCACCCGCGTCGCGCGTCGTCGTCGTCGGCTGCGGACCAAAGCCGCTGACCGCGACCGAGCTCGCGGCCATGCAGTACGAGGTGACGGCAGTGGAGCCGGTCGAGGGGTTCGCCGACGCGGCGCGGACGTTCGTGGCCGGTCGCGCGGTGGTGATTACGGGAACGGCCGAGAAGATGCCGATTCCCGACGAGTCGCAGGATGTCGTCGTGTGCGAGAGCATCCTCGAGCACGTGGAATCGCCGCGCCTGGCGCTGAGCGAGGTGTATCGCCTGCTCAAGCCGGGCGGCGTCGCCTGGCTGGTCACGACCAACAAGTGGCGGTTCTCGGTGCTCGGCCACAACGGCGAGTACAACGTCCCCTTCTTCAACTGGCTGCCGCCGGTGCTGCAGGAGGCCTACGTGTTCCAGCACCTGCATCACAAACCATCGCTGGCCAACTATTCGCTCCGCCCGGCCGTGCACTGGTTCACCTATGCCGCCCTGTGCCAGGCAGGCCGGGACGTGGGCTTCAGCCGTTTCTACTCGATCGTCGACCTGGTCTCTCCGCAGGACCCGCAAATCGCGAACAGTGTCTTCCGGCGGACGGTGCTGCGCCTGATCTCGGCTTCGCCCTGGATCCGCGCGTTTGCGCTCACGCAGATCGGCGGCCTGATCGTGATGGTGAAGACGTAG